The genomic region accttttctttttaaaagtaCAAAGtgagtatatattttaataaaaatagaaaatagcatatataaatttaactatattcaaaatttacttattttatcgTGTATCTATATTATAacgaataaataaatgatatacaatctgaataattaatttcGATTACTGAATACTATTGTATATTATTAATCACTTACAAAATTTAGTGGTTGAGGGGGTTGTCTTGCCAACAAGAAACTCATATGTCAAGAACTACAGTAGGCCGATTCAATTTTGACTTGTTGAAACTACCATTAAATTTCAGTTGCCAACTTTTCTTTCTGttcagaagaaaaagagaaaaaaagaaggaaaaaggagagtttttcttaagaagGAATTGAAAGCATGCATAGGTAGTTGGATTAGGGGAGGTGGGCACTACTCAGCCATAGAATACAAAGTCCTTTaggatattttaataatgaacaATTATAGTCTTTCTCTATGTGTTGGGCACAGATGAGGTCGGCAGATGAATTTTCGTTCACCCAAAaacaggaaaaaagaaaaaaaagaagaggaaattggAGGGTTTTGTTGGTGATCAGTTGGGTCGGCAGCAGCAGGTTGCTGTTAGGAGATGTATAAAATATACTTCTGGTACACTTGCTGTTTTAATTTTGGAGTATTACTTTCTTTATCATGAGGATTTGCCACATTTCACAAGTTGGAGGAACCTTCAGAGAATTTTCCTTACCTTCTCCACCATATGTGAATGGAGTGTTTTTGGGAGCAGTTGTCTTTGACCTATTGACATGTCTCTTCTGTTTCTGCTGCATGCTACCTTGTTGGATGGTGCAAATTAAGTATTCTGAATGATTAGCTTAATTAGTGTGTAGATGAAATGACAAAAGTCTCTTCTAGCTTAATTAAGGTTTCGAGTTCAAACTttagacatatatatatgtatgattAGCTTAATTAGTATATGTCCAATGGAAAAGGAAGACAAAAGGTTGACTATTGATTGAGGACAAATTGCATGGCTATTGCAATTTGCATTTAGAATTATCAGAAAAGGGTGGATTGAATTCATTTCCTTATTTTAATGATGCAAAGCTTTTGAGTGATTAGCTgatttattatcaattaaattaaatctgaGGAGTGTTACATATGCTAAGCTAAAGGATAATCAAAGGATTGAATGTGGCACTgctctcttatttttcttcattaagattttccttttttctatggttgatatattttaaattgataatggtattttcttctttttattaacataattattttttaattaataaatactgatttatttatttatttctttattattattagaattttcttACTTCTCCTTTAACTAAtggagtttttttttatatttttatgaaaattttgattatatactttttatgagatttctttataaatgtatttataaaatttcgtAAAGATGTGATATTGTTAGAGAGAAAATGTTTTTGCAATCGGAAtcatttaaagattaaagagtcaatttataatttaaaatacccATTAATTAGAGCATGTAGATcactaatttataaattaaaaaagttctGTTAAcgcaattaaataatataaatataaatttagattactcaagtgatattttttttgtattttttgattatagtgtttttatttttattatcgatcaaaatacttttaaatgaATGaagaatttatgattttttttttttgaaaaaaagagaaattggATGCGGCTACCCGTTTGcaatataataaacattttTTGTTCAATTTCACTCTTAAACCAAAAATAACACTAATATTAAGCAGcacatattataataaaaggtaagtaaaaatgaatttcattatagattttctttttcccgcaatatcaaatttatttccAACCagcttttatatttgtttatttatttatttatttgagttACTTTTCATTGAGAGACCCAATAAgcttttattaatatcaatgAATACTTAATCGAGTTTAAAGTCTTTCCAATTCTTAAAAGTAAGAATATTAATCAAGTCATTTCCAATATTGCGTTAATTAATACTAGAATTATCAACGGtataaaaggagaaaaaataaattatgaaacaGCAAACATTGGCTttagaatataaatttcttgtttgagcAGAAATAGTAATGAGAGAAAAGAaggtaaaatatatttttaaattttattttattgagttgcttaatttttatttatattaaatatttaatagttcttaattaaaatgaaaataaataaagattttataaaatatttatttaaaaataaaagtatgagaaatcaatacgataaaataaaaaagttaaagatGTTGGTTAATAATGGATTttgtgaaaaaagaaatagataaatGAGTAATAAGTGAGGGCATGAATTGGGCCATGGGTACACAATGAGTAAATAATGGATTGATTCTCGGCCTCATCTTGGTGTTCGTCCATACAATACAACTCTAATTTCCTTTATTGCTCTTTACCACCTCAgttataatgatttttttttttaaaaaaaaaaaaaagaaaataaataaattattagaattaaggATCTCACCATTGAGTTCTTCAACTCGATAATTACGAATTGATTGTACAATTCAAGTTTGATGGTTGGAAAACGTCTGGTGCTAAAGGTTGTGTCTCTGTTGTTACCGTTTGTAATTTTGATCTCTTCAACAGAGAGTATAATGATCAAAACGGTGTGTTTTGATGTTGTTTCCCAGAgtcaataattctttttgtgacTCGTTTCCTTTTCTAAGGAAAAGGAATTTACATGTCAGTATTTAGCCGTTGCATTTTTCACACAGCAACAGTCTGAAATAAAGATATGTGTTTATGTGAAAAAAaaactgataaaaaaataaaattgtgaagaagttaataatttaaatttttttagctaATCAGACGTATTTCAAcacttaatttttcaatatttaatttttagttttaccAAATCTCTTacatgaatttaaatttaaatttagataaatagACTCAATCTACTATGCCATCAatacataaaatcaattatatagtgataaataatattatctatAAGTAGTTGTATTTATAtggattgatttttaaatatgaatagttaataaataataaatcaatcaatccATGCAAATATAACACCTAATAAATAATGTCATAtgtcaatattttatttaatttatttaatgaataacgTTCGCTCTgcttaaaaatttcaaaattaaccTTAACAAGTTTGCGGTCCACTTTTTTTGGCTAATGcactaatataataaattatttaatcataggTTATAATCAACATGttcataaaaaatactatttgaAATTCATCAAACATGTAACACCTATTCATGCTTACAAAATAAATActgtaaaaagaaattatacatattaatcgaatataaaataaaaattacattttaattttaatagtaaaTCTCACACattcttttcatataaatCATACATAGATATTTTAAGAGTATgtactttatataaaatacaacaaataatatatttaccagtaatataatttatataaatcattGGTTTTTAATGTTCTTCaggataattaattttttgataataaaaggacaattttgtattttattgaaataaaaaaaactgttTCTTTTAGCTCAAAacacattttttaaaaaacttaaaactACATATGTGAATAGATTTAAGTACATAATGCTGGATGGAATGGGTGGAGGATATAAGAACCCAAGTTGGAGGCTGCGTTAAGAGGTGCATTTCTTGGACAAACACAATGAATAGGGCTGGAAAGGACAACCTCTGGAACAAGATTTTGATGGGGAGGAAAGAGATGCCTTTTGTTTCTGTGGACAACTAAGCTTGGagcaaagaaagatgaaaacCGCCAATtgatcaaagaaaagaaaagaaaatgggcATGGACCCCATTGTCAGATTTCTAACTCGTGGGTGAGAATCAACTGAGAGCCCCCATCAAGACCCCACTGCCTTTGAATCTTGTGGCCATTACATAGTGAAACTAAAGTGGACACtatattaatagatatttaatataaatcataatagaataaattaaaaagaccATGAGCTCTCTATAAACTTCtctctaaattttttgataaattattattcttcttatATTTAGTTGGTATCggttttttaaacattttaataataatattttattcttatttagaATGTCTATAATAGTTTTATCCTATTTTTATCGCATaactcttaaaataattttttttttaaataattcactatattagtataataatttattagtgtgATAAGTGCTTAATGAATTGATATTACTAAtgtgataaattaattaaaaatatttagtatttaataattattcttataaaaatatacaaaaaatgGTAATAtcctaaactaaaaaatattaatattaatatcaaaaattaattaaatattaaatctataaatttaataataatgccATACTTTacctttagtttttttataataaatgattTAATCTTTacatcataataaataaaaaagtaacatttattgtaaatattttatattttaatattaaatattaaatatataatctattattttaaatatttgtgaATTATCAATGGATTTGATGGATATATAAGACGTAAACCAAACCTATTGGagaatttttgataaatatagaattaacAGACAAAATCGGGTCTGCGTTCGCATCGAACATTATAGTCCACGTGAGTCATAACCTTCTGGAGTCTCCCCCAAGGCCCCGCCTCCATATGTCCTCATATGTTAATCCAAAATCTTAATTTAGTCTCTGTCATAAGTTTCTTGCCCACCCACCACTATCAAAAACAAACATCTGCACAAGCATTGAAACATTAACAAAACCTATGGGATAGAAGAACACATAACAATCACACATCTAATCATTTCCTTGTAGATTTATTTAGATActtgttattattgttgttgtgtCTTGTTTTGGTGCGAACGTTCTTTATCCTTAACTGAGTTTTGGCCCTCTCCTTCTCTTGGAAATTACTGTACAtgaatcttcttcttcttttacttctacttgtttttgtattattgGAGAAATGAAAGTTGGAGATAATAAATATGCGTACCCTTTGTGATAATTGTGAGagtgctgctgctgctgtctTCTGTGCAGCTGATGAGGCTGCTCTTTGCGGTGCCTGCGACGAAAAGGTGTTGCTTCTCTTATTTAAACCCAGTGTAGACTGGATTTTGTCTTCGAGTTTTATGATCTTCCATTTATTATCCTGCAAAAAGCTGTGATGAAACTTGGTCTTTTGTGAtggagttttctttttttttttttttttttttgcaggTTCATATGTGTAATAAGCTTGCTAGTCGACATGTGAGAGTTGGTCTTGCAAATCCTAGCGATGTTCCTCGTTGTGACATTTGTGAAAATGCACCTGGTATGCTGCTGTAAGAAACTAAGAGTTTCCTCAACCAATCAAAATTGGTGGTTTTTGATAACTCCTAGTTTAGAGTTTCTCTCAGTCCTGCAAGATAACAACCGAGAATAAGGAGCGTCAGCGAAGAGATCAATGTGCCCACTTCGAAGATCAAGTCAGacagagaaaaaagaaatgagatTAGGGTTGAAATGGAACTTCTTTTCTCGCCGATTGTTATCTTGCAGGACCGAGATAAAGAAAAGtactttaaattaattagaagttaacactttaatttcattaaaaatatatttgtataaaaaaagGCAACTTGTGAAAGATTCTAGTTTACAAATTATGATTTATCATATCAACACTCACGCCTTTCAGTTCTGGTACTTTTAAAAGCAATGGTAGCATTAATTTGGTGTCTTCGGAAGAGGGTCTCaaacttattatattatgttctCTCCTCCACAATTTTGGAAAATGTAGCATTCTTTTACTGTGAGGTGGATGGAAGTTCTCTATGTTTGCAATGTGATGTGACTGTTCATGTTGGAGGTAAAAGAACACATGGGAGATATCTTTTACTCAGACAAAGAGTCGAGGTTTGTTATTTCAATTCCTGTTCAGAATTTGCTTTCATTTCCTTCTGAAAATTATTGCAGTCctaatctttttttcttttccctttttggGTTGTGTAGTTTCCAGGTGATAAACCTGATCACACAGCTGCCGAAGCAATGGACCCCGGTGAGACCAAGAAAGGGCAAAATCCTCCACCTAAGTTGTCACTTGGAGAAAATCATCAACAAAATCATAGAGTCTCTCCACTTTCATTGCCTGACTCTAATTGTGATGGACATGGCAAGATGGACAATAAATTGATCGACTTGAATATCAAGCCTCATCGAGTTCATGATCATGCTCCAAGTGATCAGGTTAGTATGTCCTTTTGCATCATTGTTTTTTTAGGTTGATGTCCTCGGAAGGTTTCAAATTGTAGCTAAAAAACTGGCTCCAACTTGTGGAACTCTTGTCCATTAATTCTTCCTGGCATgggtaaaatatatatgtttcgAAGAATCGTGATGTTGCCATCAATTTGCAGCTATGATCATGAAATTCGAAGAGTTGTTCCCAAGCAGTACTCGtcaccagggcaaacccatcaCGAGGCCAGAAATTTGAGCAAGTCTTTTTTGTCTACTAGCTAGTTCCCTTGACCTAATTAAATAACGAGTGGTTAGAAAGTCAATTAGTGtcaattttatcattaatCTTCTTGTTGTCATCTCTTTAACCATGGAGATGATAATTGTAGCATGATAATGTGTCGGGCTTTTCTGAACTTCTTAGGTTGAGTTTTGGGGGCgctataatattattttgtttgaaGTTACTAAGTGTACCCTTATATAAAAGGATTATTAAATACTCTAGAAATATATTCCTTatctataaatcaaatatataaacaagaaatata from Ricinus communis isolate WT05 ecotype wild-type chromosome 9, ASM1957865v1, whole genome shotgun sequence harbors:
- the LOC8287630 gene encoding B-box zinc finger protein 18 isoform X2, with product MRTLCDNCESAAAAVFCAADEAALCGACDEKVHMCNKLASRHVRVGLANPSDVPRCDICENAPAFFYCEVDGSSLCLQCDVTVHVGGKRTHGRYLLLRQRVEFPGDKPDHTAAEAMDPGETKKGQNPPPKLSLGENHQQNHRVSPLSLPDSNCDGHGKMDNKLIDLNIKPHRVHDHAPSDQL
- the LOC8287630 gene encoding B-box zinc finger protein 18 isoform X1; the protein is MRTLCDNCESAAAAVFCAADEAALCGACDEKVHMCNKLASRHVRVGLANPSDVPRCDICENAPAFFYCEVDGSSLCLQCDVTVHVGGKRTHGRYLLLRQRVEFPGDKPDHTAAEAMDPGETKKGQNPPPKLSLGENHQQNHRVSPLSLPDSNCDGHGKMDNKLIDLNIKPHRVHDHAPSDQVSMSFCIIVFLG